CCGTATTTGGTACAAGACCAGAGGCTATCAAAATGGCACCAGTCGTTTTGGAACTGAAAAAGCATCAAGAAGAAATAGAAACCATCGTGGTGGTCACTGCCCAGCATAGGGAAATGCTCGACCAAGTCTTGCAATGTTTTCAAATAAAGCCAGATCACGATTTGGATATGATGAAGGATAGACAAACATTAGAAGAGATTACGACTCGAGGGCTTGAAAAATTGAGTTCGCTCATGAAAGATATAAAACCGGATATCGTCCTCGTACATGGGGATACAACGACAACTTTCATCGCAAGCTTGGCAGCTTTCTATAATAAGATACAGATTGGCCACGTTGAAGCTGGTCTCCGGACTGGTAATAAGTATTCTCCATATCCTGAAGAAATGAATAGGCAGCTGACGGGCGTCTTGGCTGATTTGCACTTTGCCCCAACTAATCAGGCGGCAGAGAATCTGATTTTGGAAAATAAAAAGAGTGATTGTATCCATATTACTGGAAATACGGCTATCGATGCTTTGAAAACAACAGTACGAAAAGACTATGAACATCCGATTCTATCTGGCTTGAATGGAGATCGTATGTTATTGATGACAGCGCACAGACGAGAAAATATCGGAAAACCAATGGAAGAAATATTCCGTTCCGTCAAACGGCTGCTTGAAGATCACACAGATATCCAAGTCGTTTACCCGCTTCATAAAAATCCAGTAGTCCGTGAAATTGCTTACCGGATTTTTGGTGAAACGGAAAGACTTCACTTAATAGAGCCGCTTGAGGTGCTTGATTTTCATAATTTTGCGGCGCACGCCCATCTAATATTGACAGATTCCGGAGGCGTGCAGGAAGAAGCCCCATCACTAGGCGTTCCCGTTCTCGTGCTGCGCGATACGACGGAACGTCCGGAAGGAATCGACGCTGGCACTCTCTTATTGGCAGGGATTGAGGAAGAACGAATTTATCAATTAGCCTCAGACCTACTTACAAATGAAGAAACCTATAAAAAAATGGCGACAGCTTCCAACCCATATGGAGATGGATTCGCTTCACAGCGGATTGTCGAAATCCTGTTAAAGCATTGCGGAATGAAATCCCCCCTTCCGTTATGAAAAAGTAGAAGAAAATAATGAGAAAAGCCTGTCACATAAGCGGCAGGCTTTTTCTATTCAGCCAGATTAACAAAGAGTACAAAACTAATCCTAATTTGAATTTGAAAATGTTAGATACCTATGTGATAGTTTGGGTAGATCAATAACTTTACATTGCTTGGAGGTGTTTAGATGTTTGGGGAAGATCCCAAGTGTGTTAAATGTGGTAAAGAAATTAAGGGGGACGAAGTCGTTCTTGTGAAAATGCGTTATCCAAAGCGTAAAGGGATGACTGAAATAAAGGCATATTTAAAAAATGAAGGAAGCTTCATCTGCGAAGTTTGTTTTGATAAAGAGGATAAAATCTCCCTGCCGAATTGATAGTCATGATACGCAACAGGAGGATTACATGAAAAATCAAGCAAGGTCAAGGATCAGTTTGGCGTTCAATGGGACTTGAATTTCACAAAATGAATGTAAAAATGGCCGAAAATACAACTTGTATCTCCGGCCATCTTTTATCTCATCCAAACACATGAAAATAATTCAAGACATTTTTTCCAATCAATAAAA
This sequence is a window from Brevibacillus sp. JNUCC-41. Protein-coding genes within it:
- the wecB gene encoding non-hydrolyzing UDP-N-acetylglucosamine 2-epimerase, with translation MPNQRIKVMTVFGTRPEAIKMAPVVLELKKHQEEIETIVVVTAQHREMLDQVLQCFQIKPDHDLDMMKDRQTLEEITTRGLEKLSSLMKDIKPDIVLVHGDTTTTFIASLAAFYNKIQIGHVEAGLRTGNKYSPYPEEMNRQLTGVLADLHFAPTNQAAENLILENKKSDCIHITGNTAIDALKTTVRKDYEHPILSGLNGDRMLLMTAHRRENIGKPMEEIFRSVKRLLEDHTDIQVVYPLHKNPVVREIAYRIFGETERLHLIEPLEVLDFHNFAAHAHLILTDSGGVQEEAPSLGVPVLVLRDTTERPEGIDAGTLLLAGIEEERIYQLASDLLTNEETYKKMATASNPYGDGFASQRIVEILLKHCGMKSPLPL
- a CDS encoding Fe3+ hydroxamate ABC transporter substrate-binding protein — its product is MFGEDPKCVKCGKEIKGDEVVLVKMRYPKRKGMTEIKAYLKNEGSFICEVCFDKEDKISLPN